In Aegilops tauschii subsp. strangulata cultivar AL8/78 chromosome 3, Aet v6.0, whole genome shotgun sequence, one genomic interval encodes:
- the LOC141042981 gene encoding uncharacterized protein, with product MVGPFKTARGGMTHLLVAVDKFTKWIEARPIKKLDGPTAVRFVKDIVSNGQVERANNLILSCIKPRLVEPLIRSPGSWLDELPAVLWILCTTPNRSTGFTPFFLVYGAEAVILTDIEFDSPRVMMYTKAEGKEAREDGVDLLEEAHLLALSCSAIYQQGPMHYHSKKIKPLAFREGDLVLRLVQEQTGQHKLSSPWEGPFIVNKALCDRNAYYLIDARKSNKFKRDTAREETTRPWNKELLRPFYS from the exons atggtggggCCCTTCAAGACCGCTCGAGGTGGCATGACGCATTTACTggtggcggtggacaagttcaccaagtggatcgaagcaaggCCGATCAAGAAACTGGACGGGCCAACGGCCGTCCGATTCGTCAAGGACATCGTG TCCAATGGCCAGGTCGAGCGGGCTAACAACCTCATCCTATCCTGCATCAAACCGCGACTCGTCGAGCCGCTCATCCGTTCACCCGGCAGTTGGCTTGACGAgttgccggccgtcctctggattCTCTGCACCACGCCAAACAggtcgaccgggttcaccccattcttcctcgtctacggagcagaagccgTCATCCTGACCgacatcgagtttgactcgccGCGCGTCATGATGTACACGAAAGCCGAAGGCAAGGAAGCCcgtgaagacggcgtcgacctgctcgaagaagcACATCTCCTAGCGCTCAGCTGCTCAGCCATCTACCAACAAGGCCCGATGCATtaccacagcaagaagatcaagcccctcgctTTCCGAGAGGGAGacctcgtccttcggctcgtccAAGAGCAGACCGGCCAACACAAGCTGTCCTCCCCATGGGAGGGACCCTTCATCGTCAACAAGGCCTTGTGCGACCGCAACGcgtactacctcatcgacgcccgCAAGTCAAACAAGTTCAAGAGGGACACCGCCCGTGAAGAAACAACCCGGCCATGGAATAAAGAGCTCCTCCGCCCGTTTTACAGTTAG